A DNA window from Bradyrhizobium barranii subsp. barranii contains the following coding sequences:
- a CDS encoding Shedu immune nuclease family protein, producing the protein MSDDYDERQMFFERRTDKTIISKRFPSAPSGQMLRIATHIVQGDSGLAFAQVKDEVVLRQTPSGRYEIKATFVEDDRSVRTLTIQKYSKRTGPIEKQSFSFVGSEIATLLNFVAGLKTVPFDDGSKVHLPDDILRDIILDQGQARRIFAKNSEVFLQLAQQEDLTRDLVAIGYRRKQLRYFERLLRDREFFAAEQDRLDCKPEALWQQFFEANTWIFGYGLSYQFASKLDEGKLERIVRGRDLTGPGKRADALMKTRGIVSSLCFVEIKRNDTPLLGPSEYRSGAWPPSSELVGGVAQTQMTVHAAVEAIGHKLSLEDELGDPTGEIVFSIEPRSCLVVGSLDEFKTENGVNISKFRSFELYRKNTWRPEILTFDELLQRARFIVEHEPADKEADG; encoded by the coding sequence GTGTCCGACGACTATGACGAAAGGCAGATGTTCTTCGAAAGGCGCACTGATAAGACGATTATCAGCAAGCGCTTTCCCAGCGCCCCCTCGGGACAGATGCTCCGCATCGCTACGCACATTGTGCAGGGCGATTCCGGCCTCGCGTTCGCGCAGGTGAAGGACGAGGTTGTCCTGCGGCAGACGCCGTCTGGACGATACGAAATAAAGGCGACCTTTGTCGAGGACGACAGGTCGGTAAGAACGCTGACGATTCAGAAGTACAGCAAGCGAACCGGCCCGATTGAAAAGCAGTCCTTCTCATTTGTCGGATCGGAAATCGCCACACTCTTGAATTTCGTGGCAGGCCTGAAGACGGTGCCATTCGATGATGGATCGAAGGTGCATCTTCCCGATGACATATTGCGCGACATCATTCTTGATCAAGGGCAGGCTCGACGCATCTTCGCCAAGAATTCGGAGGTATTCTTGCAACTTGCTCAGCAGGAAGACCTGACACGGGACTTGGTGGCCATCGGATACAGACGCAAGCAACTTCGTTACTTCGAGAGACTGCTAAGAGATCGGGAATTTTTTGCTGCCGAGCAAGATCGGCTCGATTGCAAGCCCGAGGCTTTGTGGCAACAGTTTTTCGAGGCCAACACCTGGATATTTGGGTACGGCCTATCCTACCAGTTCGCTTCGAAACTCGATGAAGGCAAGCTTGAGCGAATTGTGAGGGGACGAGACTTAACCGGACCTGGCAAGCGAGCAGACGCGCTGATGAAAACGCGCGGCATCGTGAGTTCTCTCTGCTTTGTTGAGATTAAGCGGAACGACACGCCGCTGCTTGGACCGAGTGAGTACCGCTCAGGAGCATGGCCGCCTTCATCCGAATTGGTGGGCGGCGTGGCTCAGACTCAAATGACCGTTCATGCAGCTGTGGAGGCAATCGGTCACAAGTTATCGCTCGAAGACGAGTTGGGCGATCCAACGGGAGAAATTGTTTTCAGCATCGAGCCGCGATCTTGCCTCGTTGTTGGCAGTCTCGATGAGTTCAAGACCGAGAACGGCGTGAACATCTCCAAATTTCGTTCGTTTGAGCTTTATCGCAAGAATACTTGGCGACCGGAGATACTGACTTTTGACGAACTGTTGCAGCGCGCTCGCTTTATCGTCGAACACGAGCCGGCGGACAAAGAAGCTGATGGCTAG
- a CDS encoding retron Ec67 family RNA-directed DNA polymerase/endonuclease: MTQLARLRGVKTLPQLARVLGVQPASLSFVLYWLPDQQKYEQFTIPKKGGGWRLITAPKPRLKMIQTKLADLLLDIHVELEQSRSRSQCQLAHGFKRGLSIVTNATAHRNKRFVFNADLKDFFPSINFGRVRGFFQWDNNFSLDPKVATIIAQIACRDNQLPQGSPCSPVISNLIAHILDIHLNRLARAGRCTYTRYVDDITFSTNEKEFPSSIARLVRGSTDKWVPGDSLVKRVYSSGYSLNYDKTRMQRRDSRQDTTGLIVNKKVNVRNEYYKTARAKCDHLFKNGFCFSDKDRKPIFDDALDGTMGFIRQIRGLKTKDWQSEQNSFFKLYRQFLDYRAFHGITRPKIICEGKTDNIYLRCAFQRLRARFPAFIHPDPLVGLTVDLFNYTEAAATFQDLSGGTNDLSKLLSHYAARVSPFKLSPDQPVIMIVDNDKGSADLFRKLTKMLGRVVGGLDPFYYVCANLYVVPVPKGITTLEAAIEDLFEPALLARTIKGKNFDRTGKEKDRSKWYSKVEFATEVVKPERATINFSGFEPLLQAISDACKDFTGRRAAPSKPLPSASASAGSP; the protein is encoded by the coding sequence ATGACACAACTGGCTAGACTCAGAGGCGTCAAAACGCTCCCCCAACTGGCACGAGTTTTAGGAGTCCAACCAGCATCCTTGTCGTTCGTTTTGTACTGGCTGCCTGATCAGCAAAAGTACGAGCAGTTCACTATACCCAAGAAAGGAGGCGGCTGGCGACTAATCACGGCCCCCAAGCCCCGCCTCAAGATGATTCAGACAAAGTTGGCTGATCTTCTTTTGGACATTCACGTTGAGTTAGAACAGTCCCGCTCCCGAAGTCAGTGCCAGCTGGCACACGGCTTCAAGAGGGGCCTTTCTATCGTCACGAACGCCACGGCGCACCGAAACAAGCGGTTCGTGTTCAACGCCGACCTGAAAGACTTCTTTCCCTCAATTAACTTCGGCAGAGTTCGCGGCTTCTTCCAGTGGGACAATAACTTTTCACTCGATCCAAAGGTCGCGACTATAATCGCGCAGATCGCTTGCCGCGACAATCAGCTGCCTCAGGGAAGCCCGTGCTCGCCAGTGATATCAAATCTGATAGCTCATATCCTTGATATTCATCTCAATAGGTTAGCTCGGGCCGGTAGGTGCACATACACCCGCTACGTGGACGACATCACGTTCTCAACGAATGAAAAGGAATTCCCGTCCTCGATCGCGAGGCTGGTGCGTGGTTCAACAGACAAGTGGGTTCCGGGGGACAGTCTCGTCAAGCGCGTGTATTCATCCGGCTATTCGCTGAACTACGACAAGACGCGAATGCAGCGACGGGACTCACGCCAGGACACGACGGGTCTCATCGTCAACAAGAAGGTCAACGTCCGCAACGAATACTATAAGACAGCCCGCGCCAAGTGCGACCATTTGTTCAAAAACGGCTTCTGCTTCTCAGATAAAGATCGAAAGCCCATATTCGATGACGCCTTGGACGGGACGATGGGTTTCATTCGCCAAATACGCGGACTCAAGACCAAAGATTGGCAGAGTGAGCAAAACAGCTTCTTCAAGCTATATCGGCAGTTTTTGGATTACCGGGCGTTCCACGGAATCACACGCCCCAAAATCATTTGCGAGGGAAAGACCGACAATATCTATCTGCGATGCGCGTTCCAGAGACTGAGAGCAAGATTTCCGGCTTTTATCCATCCAGATCCCTTGGTGGGTCTCACGGTCGACCTTTTCAACTACACCGAAGCGGCCGCCACCTTTCAGGATCTATCCGGTGGCACCAACGACTTATCCAAGCTCCTGTCGCACTATGCCGCAAGAGTGTCGCCCTTCAAGCTCTCGCCAGACCAACCCGTGATCATGATCGTCGACAACGACAAGGGATCAGCCGATCTGTTTAGGAAATTGACCAAGATGCTCGGCAGGGTCGTCGGCGGGCTCGATCCATTCTACTACGTTTGCGCAAACCTTTATGTCGTGCCAGTCCCGAAGGGCATAACAACCCTTGAGGCAGCCATCGAGGACCTGTTCGAACCGGCGCTTCTTGCCAGGACCATCAAGGGCAAAAACTTCGATAGAACCGGCAAGGAGAAGGATCGAAGCAAGTGGTACTCCAAGGTCGAGTTCGCAACTGAGGTTGTGAAGCCCGAGCGAGCTACAATCAACTTCTCCGGTTTCGAACCGCTCCTGCAGGCCATATCAGACGCATGCAAAGACTTTACCGGACGTCGGGCCGCACCGTCCAAACCTTTGCCCAGCGCCTCCGCGAGCGCCGGTTCTCCGTAA
- a CDS encoding DUF7946 domain-containing protein, giving the protein MPEPLFEPIPIAYRGLLADQHFVDAQQFGRSLIGATKLANSICHELFWENITHDPRSYHIRFCVGPSRENGLLQEIFAISNSGQLPLYSPILITVAKKFIELSIKAVIDKVLSKKDSNNAVDRIHELAMTHHEFAKQVHEGHMRDKAWLQRMITTMARENRASIRQLPDPVGRTVNHMQIGGASVANVIDEPAAEVLRSPDMLSLGEKEEYVVRIHGVFKTNGACRVEILNAPKKKIVSGKIADDELLKPGNIYTRALNEGLTLRVVAQPTIKDRKINRLFITQGEIVDRQLV; this is encoded by the coding sequence ATGCCAGAACCACTTTTTGAGCCGATACCTATTGCGTACAGAGGACTGCTTGCCGATCAGCATTTCGTGGACGCTCAGCAATTCGGTCGATCACTCATCGGCGCAACTAAGCTCGCCAATAGCATCTGTCACGAACTCTTTTGGGAGAACATCACACACGATCCGCGCTCCTACCACATAAGATTCTGTGTGGGACCGAGCCGCGAGAACGGTTTGCTACAAGAAATCTTTGCGATCTCCAATTCTGGTCAGCTTCCGCTTTACAGTCCGATCCTCATTACAGTCGCGAAGAAGTTCATCGAACTTTCGATCAAGGCGGTAATCGACAAGGTCCTTTCAAAGAAGGACAGCAACAACGCCGTCGATCGTATCCACGAACTTGCCATGACCCACCACGAGTTCGCGAAGCAGGTTCACGAAGGTCATATGCGGGATAAGGCTTGGCTACAGCGTATGATCACAACGATGGCACGCGAGAACCGAGCCTCGATCAGGCAGCTTCCCGACCCTGTCGGAAGGACCGTCAATCACATGCAGATCGGTGGGGCCAGCGTCGCTAATGTAATAGACGAGCCGGCAGCGGAAGTGCTCAGATCGCCGGACATGCTCAGTCTCGGTGAAAAAGAGGAGTATGTTGTTCGCATTCACGGCGTCTTCAAAACGAATGGGGCCTGCCGTGTCGAAATCCTGAACGCGCCAAAGAAGAAGATCGTCTCCGGAAAGATCGCAGACGATGAGCTTTTGAAGCCGGGAAACATATACACCAGGGCACTCAATGAGGGGCTTACCCTTAGGGTCGTTGCGCAGCCCACGATCAAGGATCGGAAAATCAACCGGCTGTTCATCACACAAGGCGAAATCGTCGATAGGCAGCTAGTGTAA
- a CDS encoding class I SAM-dependent DNA methyltransferase, which produces MNIAEIVMQLADLVKEPFDQGEFAFRMLEVYNAPKATLTKLRSGTQNKGEKPSDVLWSRKLYYRAAPVGKVAETLDQLRESKAAKTQKPRFLLATDGHEVAAYDTKTDDTCHCDFDKLNDCFDFFLPLAGIEKYEAVAENPADIKAAGRLAKLHDEIELHNPDWLVPEKRHVLNLFLTRILFCMFAEDTGGFDQDLFVKTISDHGGSDGEHLQDLLKRLFDVMNVPDDRRGEVPAHIRAFPYVNGGLFADSTEVPAFNRRAKRMLVEAAQLDWREINPDIFGSMIQAVVDTDMRGDLGMHYTSVPNIMKVLQPLFLMSLEEEFERARGHREERSLLRKLLTRISKIRVFDPACGSGNFLIIAYRELRSLEMRVFQRLDEIGGGQTTWREQSGVKLSNFYGIELADFAVETTKLSLWIAEYQMNQRFKSLFGEAPKSFPLREGGHIVCGNALRLDWLQVCPRPMKTVQKEKIFDLARVEKVHATEQVPDEEAEIFVVGNPQFEGAREQTKAQKDDMRHCMPDYEGVNSLDYVCCWFEKAAQFMQSTNSAAGFVATSSICQGQSVSLFWKQLRSRGVEIAFAHHPFKWRNNAKNNAAVSCIIVGLTLKSKAPKFLYDDVNRKRVNNISAYLTENEDVYVEKLMNPSDGRPELVLGNQAIDGGHLILSSDERDKLLIANPEIEAFLRPLLGNNDFFQGGRRYCIWVHDRDYPKANSIPELAERFRRVAEYRRTGGEVARSLVHIPYRFRYVHEANPSYSREGA; this is translated from the coding sequence ATGAACATCGCCGAAATCGTAATGCAGCTTGCCGACCTCGTGAAGGAGCCATTTGACCAAGGCGAGTTCGCGTTCCGAATGCTGGAAGTCTACAACGCTCCCAAGGCGACACTCACGAAGTTGCGCTCAGGCACCCAAAATAAGGGCGAGAAGCCGAGCGATGTGCTCTGGTCGCGAAAGCTTTATTACCGCGCCGCGCCAGTCGGAAAAGTTGCAGAGACACTGGACCAGCTCAGGGAAAGCAAGGCCGCAAAAACGCAGAAGCCGCGCTTCCTTCTTGCGACCGATGGGCACGAGGTTGCCGCCTACGACACCAAGACCGACGACACCTGCCACTGTGACTTCGACAAGCTCAACGATTGCTTCGACTTCTTCCTGCCGCTCGCCGGCATCGAGAAATATGAAGCGGTCGCGGAGAACCCGGCCGACATCAAGGCTGCCGGCCGCCTCGCTAAGCTCCATGACGAAATCGAACTTCATAACCCCGATTGGCTCGTTCCCGAGAAGCGGCACGTTCTCAATCTCTTTCTGACGCGCATCCTCTTCTGCATGTTCGCCGAGGACACCGGCGGTTTTGACCAAGACCTCTTCGTCAAAACCATCAGCGATCATGGAGGGAGTGACGGCGAGCATCTTCAAGACCTTTTGAAGCGGTTGTTCGACGTGATGAACGTTCCCGACGACCGTCGTGGTGAGGTGCCCGCACATATTCGAGCTTTCCCTTACGTGAACGGCGGTCTCTTCGCGGACAGCACGGAGGTGCCCGCCTTCAATCGGCGCGCCAAACGCATGCTGGTCGAGGCCGCTCAACTCGACTGGCGCGAGATCAATCCCGACATCTTCGGATCGATGATCCAGGCTGTCGTCGATACCGACATGCGCGGCGACCTCGGCATGCATTACACGTCCGTGCCGAACATCATGAAGGTATTGCAGCCCCTCTTCCTGATGTCACTCGAAGAAGAGTTTGAGCGGGCGCGAGGTCACCGCGAAGAACGCTCACTGCTACGAAAGCTCCTGACGCGCATTTCGAAAATCCGCGTGTTCGATCCCGCCTGCGGCTCCGGCAATTTTCTGATCATTGCGTACCGCGAATTGCGCTCGCTGGAGATGCGTGTCTTTCAGCGCCTCGACGAGATTGGCGGAGGACAGACGACGTGGCGCGAGCAAAGCGGAGTCAAGCTTTCCAACTTCTATGGAATCGAATTAGCAGACTTCGCAGTGGAGACGACCAAGCTTTCGCTCTGGATCGCCGAATACCAGATGAACCAACGGTTCAAGAGTCTGTTCGGCGAAGCGCCGAAGAGCTTCCCCCTCAGGGAGGGCGGCCACATCGTCTGCGGCAACGCCTTAAGGCTTGATTGGCTTCAGGTATGCCCTCGGCCGATGAAGACGGTTCAAAAGGAAAAGATTTTTGATTTGGCGCGCGTGGAGAAGGTCCACGCGACCGAGCAAGTACCGGACGAGGAAGCCGAAATCTTTGTGGTCGGGAACCCGCAATTTGAAGGAGCGCGCGAACAAACCAAAGCTCAAAAGGACGATATGCGGCACTGCATGCCAGACTATGAGGGCGTCAACAGTCTCGATTACGTTTGCTGTTGGTTTGAAAAAGCCGCCCAGTTCATGCAGTCAACGAACTCAGCGGCCGGCTTTGTGGCCACCAGTTCAATCTGCCAAGGTCAGTCAGTCTCCCTTTTTTGGAAGCAGCTCAGGTCAAGGGGCGTCGAGATTGCTTTCGCGCACCATCCCTTTAAGTGGCGAAACAACGCCAAGAATAACGCTGCTGTTAGCTGCATCATCGTGGGCCTTACACTTAAGTCAAAAGCGCCAAAATTCTTATACGACGATGTCAACCGAAAACGAGTCAACAACATATCGGCCTATCTCACTGAGAATGAAGATGTCTATGTTGAGAAGCTGATGAATCCGTCCGACGGGCGTCCTGAGCTGGTTCTCGGAAACCAGGCGATTGATGGAGGTCATCTGATTTTGTCGAGCGACGAGCGCGACAAACTCCTTATTGCCAACCCGGAGATTGAGGCATTCCTTCGTCCACTACTCGGCAACAACGATTTTTTTCAAGGGGGAAGACGTTATTGCATATGGGTTCACGACCGGGATTATCCCAAGGCCAACTCTATTCCGGAGCTTGCGGAACGGTTTCGAAGAGTGGCTGAATATCGCCGCACGGGCGGTGAAGTCGCCCGATCGCTAGTTCATATCCCTTATCGATTCCGCTATGTCCACGAGGCTAACCCGTCTTATTCGCGAGAGGGCGCCTGA
- a CDS encoding IS1380-like element ISBdi2 family transposase — MTDDTIPPFSFPAVHAKKVTAAFDGGRLTSNGGVMLLAMAERRLGLANNLARVFPDRRDPTRVVHSLVDMLRARMFAICCGYEDADDLDHLRSDPAFKLACGRLPDTGRDLCSQPTLSRLENAPRLRDVIRLTYILVDAWMDSYPHEPASVTLDIDDTCDVVHGHQQLSLFNAHYDERCFLPIHVYDTEKSRPVAVVLRPGKTPGGVEVRAHLRRLVRHIRTRWHNTQITFRGDGHYARPEAMAWCETNGIDYIFGLSGTKPLARKVDEVADDIRTRRAIENLPVLRGYTETRHKAKSWDRERRTVARIEATMLGLDIRFVVTSLDVGSAEWIYDSLYCARGQAENLIKLHKTQLASDRTSCRSALANQVRLVLHTAAYWLMLTVRDAIPKARELAAAEFATLRLRLLKIAARVVETTSRIRLAFAAACPEADLIRGLPGALLPLGP; from the coding sequence ATGACCGACGATACGATTCCGCCCTTCTCGTTTCCAGCCGTTCACGCCAAGAAAGTCACAGCTGCCTTCGATGGTGGGCGCCTAACCTCGAACGGGGGCGTGATGCTTCTGGCGATGGCCGAGCGGCGTCTCGGTTTGGCCAACAATCTGGCCCGGGTGTTCCCGGATCGGCGCGATCCGACGCGGGTCGTGCACAGCCTGGTCGATATGCTCCGCGCTCGCATGTTCGCGATCTGCTGCGGCTACGAGGACGCCGACGACCTCGATCATCTGAGGTCCGATCCGGCATTCAAACTGGCCTGCGGACGGCTGCCGGACACGGGCCGGGATTTGTGTTCCCAGCCGACGCTGTCGCGGCTGGAGAATGCTCCGCGCCTGCGCGACGTGATCCGGCTGACCTACATTTTGGTCGACGCATGGATGGATAGCTACCCCCACGAGCCGGCATCCGTCACGCTCGACATCGATGATACCTGCGACGTCGTCCACGGCCATCAGCAGCTCTCGCTGTTCAACGCTCATTATGACGAACGCTGCTTCCTGCCGATCCACGTCTACGACACGGAGAAGAGCCGGCCCGTGGCCGTCGTGCTGCGGCCCGGCAAGACGCCGGGCGGCGTCGAGGTGCGTGCCCATCTGCGCCGCCTGGTACGGCATATCCGGACGCGATGGCACAACACGCAAATTACGTTCCGTGGCGACGGGCACTATGCCCGGCCGGAGGCCATGGCGTGGTGCGAGACCAACGGCATCGACTACATCTTCGGTCTGTCCGGCACCAAGCCTCTCGCCAGAAAAGTCGACGAGGTCGCCGACGACATCCGCACGCGACGCGCCATCGAGAACCTGCCGGTTCTGCGTGGCTATACCGAGACGCGCCACAAGGCAAAGTCCTGGGATCGCGAACGGCGCACTGTCGCCCGTATTGAGGCGACGATGCTCGGCCTCGACATCCGCTTCGTCGTCACCAGCCTCGATGTCGGCTCGGCCGAGTGGATCTACGACAGCCTGTATTGCGCGCGCGGCCAAGCAGAGAATCTGATCAAGCTGCATAAGACACAGCTCGCCTCCGACCGCACCAGCTGCCGTTCGGCGCTCGCCAACCAGGTCCGTCTCGTGCTCCATACGGCCGCTTATTGGCTGATGCTGACCGTGCGCGACGCCATTCCCAAAGCCCGGGAATTGGCCGCTGCCGAGTTCGCGACGCTGCGTCTTCGTCTCTTGAAAATCGCTGCCCGTGTGGTCGAGACCACGAGCCGCATTCGCCTTGCGTTTGCCGCGGCATGTCCCGAAGCCGACCTGATCCGCGGCTTGCCAGGCGCGTTGCTGCCGCTCGGTCCTTGA
- a CDS encoding type IIL restriction-modification enzyme MmeI has product MLIPRYTTERRFYLPVGMLDASVIVTDTVQVTYDPETFWFSILSSRLHVIWMTAVAGRLKTDPRYSNTLVYNTFPVPPLDASQKATLEGHAWSIISARESYPGKILDWLYDPDTMPQSLLDAHTELDDTLEKIYIGRAFKNDTERLEHLFKMYAEMTSVEQKEVLSA; this is encoded by the coding sequence TTGCTCATACCCCGCTACACGACGGAACGCCGTTTCTATCTCCCCGTAGGGATGCTCGACGCTTCTGTGATCGTGACGGATACGGTTCAGGTTACCTACGACCCGGAAACATTCTGGTTCAGCATTCTTTCCTCAAGGCTCCATGTCATCTGGATGACCGCCGTCGCTGGTCGACTTAAGACCGACCCGCGCTATTCAAATACGCTTGTTTATAACACCTTTCCGGTGCCGCCTCTCGATGCGTCCCAAAAGGCTACGCTCGAAGGTCATGCTTGGAGCATCATCTCGGCGCGCGAGAGCTACCCCGGCAAGATACTTGATTGGCTTTACGACCCAGACACCATGCCCCAATCTCTTCTCGATGCTCATACTGAGCTCGATGATACGCTGGAAAAGATTTACATCGGACGTGCCTTCAAGAACGACACCGAGCGACTCGAACATCTTTTTAAGATGTACGCGGAGATGACTTCCGTCGAGCAGAAGGAGGTCCTGAGTGCCTGA
- a CDS encoding DEAD/DEAH box helicase produces the protein MPDFVHVTYGQTGASQKQDAMGMRAMQARAYTERGSQYLLVKAPPASGKSRALMFIGLDKLQHQGIRKVIVAVPERSIGASFRPTKLTDHGFFRDWLVDEEWNLCTAGGDAGKVGRFQVFMESDAEVLICTHATLRFAYDKIGADPFANCLLAVDEFHHASADADSRLGEVVRGLLADGRAHIVAMTGSYFRGDSIPVLRPEDEERFTRVSYTYYEQLNGYTYLKSLGIGYHFYRRRYLDAINEVLDPDKKTIIHIPSVNAAESTKEKYEEVDRILDHLGDVIQTDAATGLHHVRHKSGKVLKVADLVEDDEKTRNQVMETLRNIKDRDDVDIIIALGMAKEGFDWIYCEHALTVGYRGSLTEIIQIIGRATRDCPGKSHAQFTNLIAEPDASADNVADAVNNMLKAIAASLLMEQVLAPNFKFKTRATDDNIDGGTKIVDIDYTNSETTVAIKGFAEPSTPRVRQILQSDLVDLTASVMQDERVLRAAMNPDEIPPEVVTQVYVPKVIETKYPDLTPQEVEEVRQHVVANAAFKASSNGGLPELNDNLIKMADKFINVKDLNIDLIDSINPFQLAYEIMSKSVDADVLKRIHGAITARRIQMTEEEAVALWPRIKSFNETHGREPSLTAQSPMERRLAEALEWIRAKKREQMRAQQSG, from the coding sequence GTGCCTGATTTTGTGCATGTCACCTACGGGCAGACCGGCGCGAGCCAGAAGCAGGACGCGATGGGCATGCGCGCGATGCAGGCGCGCGCCTACACCGAACGCGGCTCCCAGTATCTCCTGGTCAAGGCGCCGCCTGCCTCCGGCAAGTCCCGCGCTTTGATGTTCATCGGGCTCGACAAGCTGCAACATCAGGGCATCCGCAAAGTCATCGTCGCCGTTCCCGAAAGGTCGATCGGCGCGTCATTCCGCCCGACCAAACTCACCGACCACGGCTTCTTTCGCGATTGGCTCGTCGATGAGGAATGGAACCTGTGCACGGCGGGCGGCGATGCGGGCAAGGTTGGAAGGTTTCAGGTGTTCATGGAGAGCGACGCCGAGGTGCTGATTTGCACCCATGCCACCTTGCGCTTCGCTTATGACAAAATCGGCGCGGACCCGTTTGCCAATTGTCTGCTCGCCGTTGACGAATTCCACCACGCCTCGGCCGATGCGGATAGCCGTCTCGGCGAGGTCGTTCGCGGCCTGCTGGCCGATGGCCGCGCCCATATCGTGGCCATGACCGGCAGCTATTTCCGGGGCGACAGCATTCCCGTACTTCGCCCGGAAGACGAAGAGCGCTTTACTCGTGTCAGCTACACTTACTATGAGCAGCTCAACGGTTACACTTATCTGAAGAGCCTCGGCATCGGGTACCATTTCTACCGCCGCCGCTATCTCGATGCGATCAACGAGGTCCTCGATCCCGACAAGAAGACCATCATTCATATTCCAAGCGTGAACGCCGCCGAGAGCACCAAGGAGAAGTACGAGGAAGTCGACCGTATCCTCGATCACCTCGGCGACGTGATACAGACCGACGCGGCTACCGGGCTTCATCATGTCCGGCACAAGAGCGGCAAGGTTCTCAAGGTGGCCGATCTCGTCGAGGACGACGAGAAGACCCGTAACCAAGTGATGGAAACGCTGCGCAACATCAAAGATCGCGACGACGTCGACATCATCATTGCCCTTGGCATGGCCAAGGAGGGCTTCGACTGGATTTACTGCGAGCACGCCCTTACCGTCGGCTATCGCGGCTCCCTTACGGAGATCATCCAGATCATCGGACGCGCCACGCGCGACTGCCCCGGCAAGTCGCACGCCCAGTTTACCAACCTGATCGCCGAGCCCGACGCATCCGCCGACAACGTCGCCGACGCCGTTAACAACATGCTCAAGGCCATCGCCGCCTCGCTCCTAATGGAGCAGGTGCTCGCCCCAAACTTCAAATTCAAGACGCGCGCCACCGATGACAACATCGACGGCGGAACCAAGATCGTCGATATCGACTATACGAACAGTGAAACCACCGTCGCCATCAAGGGCTTTGCCGAGCCCAGCACCCCGCGCGTGCGGCAAATTCTCCAAAGCGACCTCGTCGATCTCACCGCCTCGGTCATGCAGGACGAGCGCGTGCTGCGCGCGGCGATGAACCCCGACGAGATTCCGCCGGAAGTCGTGACGCAGGTCTATGTCCCGAAGGTCATCGAGACCAAATACCCGGACCTCACGCCCCAGGAAGTCGAGGAGGTCCGCCAGCATGTCGTCGCCAACGCAGCCTTCAAGGCGAGCAGCAACGGCGGCCTGCCGGAGCTGAACGACAATCTCATTAAGATGGCGGACAAGTTCATCAACGTGAAAGACCTCAACATCGATTTGATCGACAGCATCAATCCCTTCCAGCTCGCCTACGAGATCATGTCGAAGTCCGTCGATGCCGATGTGCTGAAGCGCATCCATGGCGCCATCACCGCGCGGCGTATCCAGATGACCGAGGAGGAAGCGGTAGCGCTTTGGCCGCGCATCAAGAGTTTCAACGAGACGCATGGGCGCGAGCCGAGCCTCACGGCGCAAAGCCCGATGGAACGCCGCCTCGCCGAGGCGCTCGAATGGATCAGGGCCAAGAAGCGCGAGCAGATGCGCGCCCAGCAGTCAGGGTAA